The following nucleotide sequence is from Salinigranum halophilum.
GCGGCCTGAAGGCCCGCGGGCATCCCATCGGGGCGACCGGAATCGCCCAGGCCGCCGAGGCGTACGCCCAGTTGACTGGCCGCGCGGGTGACCGCCAGCGCGACGCCGACGTGGCCTTGCTGTTGAACGAGGGCGGCGTCGCCGACGCGGTCACGGCCGTCCACGTGCTTCTCGGCCCCGACACGGAGGTGGCACGATGAGCGACGACCGTGACTGGACTGAAGAGAGCGGGCCGCTCGCCCGTGAGAACCTCGTCTCCGAGAGCCCGTTCACGCTTCCGGGCTTCTTCGACGCGCTCGAAGCGGGCCGCCTGCTCGCCGCCGAGTGCCGTGACTGCGAGGCGGTGTTGGTGCCGCCGCGCCCCGCCTGCTACGAGTGTGGGAGTCGCCGCGTCGCCGTCGCCGAGCAGTCGAAGACCGGGACCGTCTACTCGTACACCGAGGTCGGCCGGCCGCCGACGGCGTTCGAGGAACTGGCACCGCTGACGCTCGCCGTGGTCGAACTGGACTCCGGCGGCCGGCTCACGGGGCGCGTCGACGCCGGGTACGACGACCTCGAGGTCGGGACGCCGGTGACGCTGACGACCAGAGCGCCCGACTTCGACGAGGAGGCGGTCCGCTCGTACGAGGCCGACTGGCCGGTCCACGTCTTCGAGCTTCGCGAGTGAGCGGTGACACGCCACGGGCGAGTGCGGCGGACGGACCCGTCCGTTTCGGACTACGCGGCGCGGACCTCTCCCGAGCGCGCAACGTGACGAAGGCAGTGACGGTCGTCCCGGCTGGAACGGAGTCACACGAGCGCCTCGGCTCTCTCGGCGACGGACTGAAACCGGTGAAGGCGTTCGACGAACACGGCGACGGGGTGACGGTCGTCTTCGACGGCGACGAGGTCGTCACGTTCTGACGGCGACTCGGGCCGCCGACTCCGGTCCGGATTTCTCCTTTCACAACTGCTTCCTCGTCTCGCACTGCACCGATGAGCATGCGACACGTTCGATTCCGCGACCCTGCGGGTGCGGTCCGAACCGGTGAGTGGCTCGACGACGGCGTGGCGTTCGCCGACGACGAGTACGACCTGAGCGAGGTGGACGTCCTCCCCCCCTGTGAGCCGTCGAAGCTCGTCTGTATCGGTCGCAACTACGCCGACCACGCCGCCGAGATGGACAGCGACGTCCCCGACCGGCCGATGCTCTTCTTGAAGGGGCCGAACACCCTCGCTAGCCACGGCTCGACGGTGACGCTCCCGGCGGGCAAAGACCGCGTCGACCACGAGGCCGAACTCGGCGTCGTCATCGGCTCGCAGGCACGGAACGTCCCGGAAGAAGCGGCCATGGACCACGTCGCGGGCTTCACCTGTGTCAACGACCTCTCCAACCGCGACGACCAGCGTGAAGAGCAAAACTGGGTCCGCGGCAAGGCGTTCGACGGCGCTGCTCCCATCGGCCCCGTCGTCGCGGACCCCGAAGACGTCCCGGACGACGCCCGCGTGCAGGCGCGGGTCAACGGCGAAGTCCGCCAGGACGGGTCGCGCTCGCAACTCATCTTCTCGATTCCCGAACTCGTCGAGGAGATAACGAGCTATCTGACGCTCGAACCGGGCGACGTCATCTCGACCGGGACGCCGGAGGGCGTCGGGCCACTCTCGGACGGCGACCGCGTCGAAATCGAAGTCGAGGGCGTCGGCACCCTCGAACACGATGTGCGGTTCCCCTGATACGCCGGCCGCGTCGCGAGCCCGTCGCGGATGATAACCCATAAGTTTAGGCTCGCCGAAAAATCTGACGATGAGGCTATCGCGACGAGACGCGCTCGCCGCGCTTGCGGGGGTCACAGCTGCGGGTGGGGGCGTGGCCGTGGGTGCCCTCGGGACGCGTGATGCGCCTGTCGCCGGGCGTGCGGCGGGGACCGACGAGGACGAAGGACGGACGGACGACGAGGCCCTCTCGGTGCTCGTCGCAGCCGCGGAGGTACTCTACCCGTCCGCCGTCGAGGGACACCGAGCGTTCGTCGAGACGTACGTCGACGGACGGCGCCGTCGCGACCCGGACCACTACGCGGGCGTCGTCTCGGCGGCCGCCGAACTCGACGCCGTCGCCCGTGACTGGCACGCCGCCGCCTTCGAGCGGCTCGCGCCCGAGACGCGCGACCGACTCCTCCGCGACCTCGGCGTGGACGTCGCCGACCCCGACCCCGGGGGGAACCTCTCGGACCGACTCCGCTTCTTCGTCGTGAACGACCTGCTGTACGCCTTCTACACCTCGCCCGCCGGTGGCCGACTCGTCGGGACCGAGAACCCGAC
It contains:
- a CDS encoding fumarylacetoacetate hydrolase family protein produces the protein MRHVRFRDPAGAVRTGEWLDDGVAFADDEYDLSEVDVLPPCEPSKLVCIGRNYADHAAEMDSDVPDRPMLFLKGPNTLASHGSTVTLPAGKDRVDHEAELGVVIGSQARNVPEEAAMDHVAGFTCVNDLSNRDDQREEQNWVRGKAFDGAAPIGPVVADPEDVPDDARVQARVNGEVRQDGSRSQLIFSIPELVEEITSYLTLEPGDVISTGTPEGVGPLSDGDRVEIEVEGVGTLEHDVRFP
- a CDS encoding gluconate 2-dehydrogenase subunit 3 family protein, which codes for MRLSRRDALAALAGVTAAGGGVAVGALGTRDAPVAGRAAGTDEDEGRTDDEALSVLVAAAEVLYPSAVEGHRAFVETYVDGRRRRDPDHYAGVVSAAAELDAVARDWHAAAFERLAPETRDRLLRDLGVDVADPDPGGNLSDRLRFFVVNDLLYAFYTSPAGGRLVGTENPTGYPGGLSSYQRGPEAVDDG
- a CDS encoding Zn-ribbon domain-containing OB-fold protein, encoding MSDDRDWTEESGPLARENLVSESPFTLPGFFDALEAGRLLAAECRDCEAVLVPPRPACYECGSRRVAVAEQSKTGTVYSYTEVGRPPTAFEELAPLTLAVVELDSGGRLTGRVDAGYDDLEVGTPVTLTTRAPDFDEEAVRSYEADWPVHVFELRE